The following nucleotide sequence is from Camelus bactrianus isolate YW-2024 breed Bactrian camel chromosome 19, ASM4877302v1, whole genome shotgun sequence.
AATTCCACAGCCTGGAAATAACCACTgatactgttttccttttcatcccCTTACTAGTTTATTTACATGTAAACATTTTGTACAAGAGTAGGTTCACCTTAATCTTACTGTTTTGTAACCTGATTTCTTTGCCTACACATCATGACCATGATCCATCATACTGTCTTCTACAACATCCGTTTCAATGGCTGCACATTATTCCCATCACATACACCTACCGCCAAGTATATAAACTAAGCTCCCATTGCCTGCTACTAGATTGTTTCCAATCATTTGCTATTGTCAATTTTAGTCTTTTTCGGACTAGTACTTTTTATTCATCACTGGGTTACCCACGGTTCAAAAGAGGCCCATTTGGATCAAGAGATGGTGTTTTAAGTTTCCTCTTGCTTTAACACAGGGtgagaaataaaacattcatGGAGATGTTTCAGTGGGGGTTTGATTTTGTAATACTTCCTAATTTAGGTAAGTTCTGTTAAAACCTTTCTAATTGGAATTCTATGGAATGTGAATTGTATCTTggtaaaaaccaaacaaaaagtcCTTTCTAGTTGGGAGTTAGAAGACCAAAGTTCCAGTTATTGCCAGGTGATCTCATGCAATGTAACCCTTGCTGTGTCCCTTTTTCTTAGACACTGGTGCAACCACACCCAACTCTCAGGGGGTCCTGAGCTTCAAACAAGATGATGTATGTGAAGGAATGAACTCTGGGAGTTACAGTGCTGttctttattcataatcaccaaagcAGGATACAACCATTCCACTGGTCACTGGtaaacagataaaacaaaacgaaacaaaactgGGTTGTAGCcaggtataaaaaagaaaaaaatctactgaCATGTCAATAACATAGATGGATCTGAAAGACATTACGCTAAGTGGAAGAAGCTTGGCTATGtactgaattatttcatttatacacGTCCTGGAAGAGGACACTGGGGACAGGAAtcaggttagtggttgccaggactagtggggaggggaggggattgACTATAAAGACCCCTGAGGGAACTTTTGGCAGTgatggggtgatggaaatatttcatCTGTTGACtgaggtggtggttacatgactgTAGATGTTTTGCAAAactcattgaactgtacacttaaaaagggtgaattttactgtatggaAATTATGCCTTAATAAACTTGactcccctcaaaaaaacaaagtcTAGTGTTGCGCAAATATAAGGTATCACCCATCAGGCATTATCTGTAGCACTTTCCACAGAAATCCTGAAATATGTTTGTGAAATATGACAAATGTGAAAAAACACAACCCAGAAAAGACCAAGTATGCTGTGTCAGAACTGAACAGTGAATGCCTCCCCAACCCCAACCCAACAGTCCTTTTTCCTCCAgggaaaaaatacagatatttctgGTTGATCTTCTCTGGGCCTGACCATTGCCATCTTAATGAACACCACgctccaaaagtaaataaaatgtcaaatagGAATAACTTGCAGCCAAAGACTAGGTTAACGGACAGCAGATTTCTAAGCAGAATAGGAACAAGGGGGAATCGATACAAAGATGAAGTGTTAACAGTAAGAAAGAATCTGCTCAAATCCCCCAGCACTGCAGCAAAATCCCTTCCCAGCAGTCTAGGGCCCTGATCAATGCCCCTGATTCGATAGATTATATTTGTGACAAAATTTCAATACCACCGTGGGACTGGAGTAGTTCCTGGAGTTCACAGTGGGATCTGAACTATAGCAAATGGAGGGGAGGATATAATCTCCTCTTGCATAGAAATCAGGTCACTGAAAAGAGAGGGGCAGTTAGTTATCTGTGTGCACAGCTCATCACCCCGTTCCCACAGGGTCTGGGGGAGCTCTGGCCCGTAGGAGGCGCTCCAAGAATGTTCGTGGAGTCAGGGAGCAAGGCGTTTACCTGCTCTAGGGAGGTGGTCCCTGGAAGATGGGTGCCCAGCCCAGTCACTGTATGCTAAAGTCTTATCTATGATCCGTGTTAAAACTGACCAACAATCAgcaggtgggtatagctcagtggtagagtatgtgcttagtgtgcaagaggtcctgggtttaatccccaggacctccattaagaaaattaattaattaaaaaaaccctgaCCAATAATCAAACCAACTTACCCAGATTTATATTATTCTTCTAAAGCCAGGCAGGTTTGTTAACAGTCCTGCCTACATCCTCGCTTCTACTAACAACAGGGCCTGTAACCCTGCTAccaggtgggagtggggagcagtGGAGCTGACTGTGCAGGTGTTGGGGTTACTGAGTGGAAAAGCAAGCCTCCTATCCAGAAGCTCACAGGCTAGTGGAGAAGAGAATTCTAGAAGCAATTACAATAACTTGATAATGAAGAGCTCACTGTTAGCTGAGCAGACATTGTGCTAGGTGATCTGTTGGATAACCTTGTGAGGTGAGAACTGTACCagttttacaaatggggaaactaaagttctgagagtttagaagcgtgcctgaggtcacacaggggCAGAGCTGAGGGGCCAGGAATGGAACCCGAgaggtctgactccagagcctacaCTTCTGGCCCTGCAGCAGAGGTAGTGGACCTGAGGAGTGCTCATCATGGACTGGTGCCGTCAGGGGAGGCCCTCAGAAGTGCCCTGAACCCTACATCTGAAGTATGGGGGATCTCTGTGGGCCTaaggggaggagaggcagagggccTCATGGTGTGGCTGGTGCAGTCTGGTAGACCAGATGCTGCAGGACAGGATACCTGCCATGAGGCAGAGGAGGTAGTGGGAGAATTAGGCAGGGCCAGACCGCTGGGCTTGGCATGCCTGGAGTTTGGACGTTACCCTGGACGCCAGCAGAGCATTTGGATCTGCTGGCTGACATGAGTCTTATCCATGAGAATGTTCATGCAGGCAACAGGCCAGGTTGTAGAAGCTGTAAGAATGAAGACTGGGGTGGAACCACCAGGAAGCCACTGTGGTGACCAGCTGGGGTGGGAGAACCTGAACTGGGCAGGGCAAGGGGCTCCTTAGAATCCACCCCGCAGCCAGTTAGGCCCAGCTCTCACAGAGCACCTGATGGGGACCTGCACTGGATACCTTGCTGGGCTGATTCCTACCAGGTCTCTCAGGATCCTGTTTCTGAACAAGCAGGACCCCATGGTTCACAGGCAGCACAGACCAGTGACCAGTGACCAATTTCCGTCtccagtctcagtttccccatctgtaataTGAACAGATTTAACTTGATTGCATTTTAGTTACCTTCCTGTTCTGACATTCAGTGAATTCTCTTTATATTAGATTCCCATGGTCTCAGGCACACAAAATCTCATGGAcacatttgtttacttgtttgtttattggggggaggtaattaggtttattatcatttatttttattttttttagtggaggtatcAGGGCTTgtacctgggaccttgtgcatgctaagcacatgttctaccactgagctacacccacccccttcAAGGCCACATCTGGAAGTCTTGTCCAAAGGCACTGATTTGCTCATCTTTGGGACCTGTGGACAGTAATCTTACATAAATTGGAACAATCTCTGAAGAGATCAGTTTGGTACTgtgatgttttgttttgtatgtttatttggcTGGGCCACTGagtccagatatttggtcaaacattattctgcatGTTTCTgtaaaggttttttttattggatgagattaacatttaaatcagtggactttaAATCAGAGTAAAGTAGATTTCCCTCCAtaatgtgagtgggcctcatccaatcagttgaaggtcttaatAGACCAAAGGCTgactcccccacctcctctcagCAAGAATGAACTCTGCCAGCAGACTCTGGCCTTGTTCTgcaactcttccctgggtctcaagCTGGCCAGCTTACCCTACAGATTTTGGATTTACCAAACCTCCACAATCCTGTGAGccaatcctttaaaataaaccaatcctcccccactctccctctccttctctctcacatacatacatacacacgtgcCGCACGCACatgagtgcacacacacacacagttggtTTTGTTCTCTGGGGAACACTAATATTGGCACTATTTATCAAAATTGCAACTGCTGGTCATAACCCCACCACACACTAGAATATATGTATAGTTATCtgcataaacaacaaaaaaagagtaaaaattcaGATTCCGATTGTCTACACATGGGGGCAAACTCTCTGGAAGGACAGCTAAGAAACGAACACCTGGGGTTACCTGTTGGAGGAGGGCGGCAGGGGAACTGAGTACGGAGACAGGGCAGAGGGGCTTTTGCTTTACCCCTTCTATACTCTGATAAATACACATATTCTTTGACACAGCAATTCTACATCCATATGTCTaccttaaaaatacatttctatgcATGTAAAATGatatatagatacaaaaaatTCCTACCAAAAATTCAGTTGCATCATCGTTCATAAGAGAAGaacagaaacaacctaaacacCCATCAGCAGGAAAATGGTTGAAAAATCATCCATGTGAAGAAActgtggtgcatttgttacaaagAATGAGGCTGCTCTCTCTGTTCGGACTGGTAACCATTTCCAAGTTaagtggggctgggtggggggaagCAAGGTGCAGGTCGCTGTGTGTACAGTATGCTACCATTTGCGTGGGAAGAGAAGTCAAATGCTATGCGTGTATATTTGCAAGTGTATGAAGTGTGTCCAGAAAAACACAATAAACCAGTAACAGGGGCTGCCTCCAGGAGGAAAAAATTACTTGACACTGTATCTTTTGAATCATGGGCATGTGTTGCccactcaaaaaaaatttttttttgctttttgtttgtttttagggggaggtaattaggtttatttatttatttttagtagaggtactagggattgaacccaggaccacacagatgcgaggcatgcactctaccactgagctataccctccctctacctactcaaaattttaaaaaatttctgaggAGGAGTGAAGAGATAGGAGGCAGACAAGTCACTTGCCAGGTTGGGGCTAGAGTCATCTGAACACAAAACATTCACTTGCTCTGctttttatgatatttttaacCTGAGTTTCCCCTGAACTGCTCTTACAAATCTCAACTTTGGACCGCAGCTAATGTCACTGAAGACCCAGGGCTGTCACCAAAACCAGGAAGATCATCTTCGAAGATAAGAGCACTAGCtctcaactgaaaaattgtgctctgcaccggaattggacacaacattgtaaaatgactattactcaataaaaaaatgttaaaaaaaaaaaaaagagcactagCTCTCTACAAGGCACGTGACTCCCTCATCCACACACAGAGACATGCCTGGATGCAGATTCGTTCTTCAGAACCTTTTTTTATTCATCATTTAACCCACAGAGAAGATCAGCTTGAACCCAAACAAGCTAAAATAGCCTCAAAAGGCCCACCTCATTACAAGGCAAAACCTGAAAACGAGGACAGAGTTTAGCCTCAGTTCTCCTCAGAGCAGGCCAAGCAGTATCCTTACAGGGGTGCCCCATGAAGGACTGATTAGCAATGCACCGCCGCCGCACACACAGCCTGCTTTGGGGCCTCCCCGCCTGTGTCATTCAGAGAGTCTGCCTCttcctcagccataaacaagCCCTTGCTCTTTTGCAGGGGAGGGCAATCAGTGTGTATTTTGAGTGGCAGACCATTTGTTTACTCTGGAACTTTGAAGGGGAGGTGACTCAACTTATTTCCTCCCCTGCGTCTGAGATGCAATCGCCTCTCTGAATATCTAAACGGTGACCCGGGAGATAGGTGGCGGAGGGTCCCTCAACAAAGACTCTTCAGGAAGGTCATCCTGTCAGGCTCTTTAAGTACTTAATCCCGTTGTTTTTCAGAGACCTTTGCACCTGGGCTTCCAAGAAGCCAGCGGGTCCAAAGGAGTGGCCCACAGGCCTGGGAGTAAGCTGCCTCTCCCAGCGGAGCAGTcacccgggggtgggggtgggggtgggaagggggtggcgaggggagaagggggtgacaaggggagggggagatgcaGGGGACAGAAATCAGCTGAAACACTCCATGCTGGTTCTGACTCGCTCCATCTCGTGCAGGAAGCTGTAGAACTGAGGCAAGGTTAATTCTGGGGAGAGAAAATTTGGCTTCAGGTAAATGTTTCCAACTCCGCAGAATCacccaagaaaattaatttccacccacagattgttcttcttttttggcTATAGTTAACCTAAGCAGTTCTTGATGGGTAATTGATCATAATAAAGAACTGAGAGCCTTGAACATAGAAAGTTCTcagctccatttaaaaaaaggaggggggataTAGAATGGCATTAACTCCCAAGCACAAAGGGATGAAAGGCCGTCATTCGGGACATTCACCGCGACTCCTACAGCCAGAGCTTCTTGCTCTTCGGTATCGCCATTCCCCCCCTGCTCCTTTCCCCTTAGGAAAAAAGTCTTCAACTGTGGGAGACCCCGCAGGTCTGCAACCTGCCAATGGCTTATCGTTTATGACAGCAAAGGTGGCAGAATGGTGGCTCCACAGCTCGGTTATGACAGTGATGGGCTTCCCGAGCCCAGTGATTAAAGAGAACAGGGAAAAGTGAAAAGGCTCAAGTGGGAATTTGGACTCACCTATGTACACATTTTcggttttatttcctttcttaatgACCAACTTTAACtgatccaagaaagaaaaaaaagaaaaaaaggaaaagaatatttaaattaaaatgacgATGTTTGGGCAAAGAAATTCTTGAAACCTGAACTTTACGTAAATGTCAAAGCATCCAGCGTCTAACTTGAGAGTCACTCAGGAGCAATCTGGATCGTCCACCACCAAAACATCTTCACAATTCCCACAACTATAAGACCAATCAAACCTGCAAGAATCACAGCCATATCCTATTCATCTGAAAGTGGGCATGTTTGTGAGCACATCTCTGGCTGATCACTTTGCTATGAGATACATGAGGCACTTCAGTGGAACATCCATTTCATTGGATATTAAAGAAACCCAATGTAGATTTGACACTTTTTAACCAAGTGAAAAATCTCCCAATTTTCAAGGATCAGGAGGAGACTTACTTGTAAAAAAATACTTCCCACTTTTTCCAGTTCACTGCTCCCAGATGTCACTAtgacacaaaagagaaaaacagtaagtGACTGAGGGCACACTCTGAAGACCCCAATCTTGCAGGTTGTACAGCAGAAGCCATGTGAGGGCCAGTATGAGGACGGCAAGATGTGCTTTTCAGGAAGTGAGCTTTTTGAGAGCCATGGACAGAAATTGCTGCTGAATGTGGACAATGACACAGAGGAGCAGCTGCTGGTCCCAACAGTCTCGGGAGACTGAGGAGACCGCTTCCCCAGCGAAGCCATCGAAAGCCTCTGCAACCCAACCCTACGTCCCCCAAATGACCCAGGAATGGCTCTAACTAGTTACCTCCAAATTTCCACTCCATATCTATAAGCTGGTTAATCATCAGAGTCTGACCTATGGCCCATCGAGCAAGGGTGGGGGCATTCTGTTTCCACTGGAACAAAAGCAAAGAGCCAAAGTCATAACAATGGGAAAAATGTCCCCTCTTCACTCTGCCCCCAACACAGCATGTTTAGTCTTTAGGCAGACAGTAGGAAGAACGCAGAACCAAGGGCTTGGCCTATGAGCACAGATCTGGGGGCTGAGGGGAGTAGAGAGGCAGGAGGTTATACAAATGTTTTAATTCTAAGATTTAACCCAGGTTGGAACGGAAACTGTATGACATTTATGTTCAGTcaaatcagagggaaaaaatgaaagatgCACTAAATAGCGCTGTTTAAAAGCTGGATGTATGTCATTTGCATGAAACCAAATGAAAAACATTAAGCTGGGGGAATGACACACAATGATTGATGATTTTTCCTTAGTCTGTGCTttaagtttgtttcttttcatgaaataaaaagcAAGCCATCAAAATTAACCCTGGTTAAGAGGAATTATGATACCTTTTCAGAAAAGTAAGTGGCTTTCTCCTCACTAAGACCTACAAGAGAGTAGAAGGAGACATTAACATAATGAAGAGCCGCAGTGCCGGTCACCCTGAGCAACCTTGGGTGGTGACCTACCCAGAGTTATGAAATCAGCCCGGACCTGCTCGGCCGTGAGACTCTTCTTCAGGGCACCTGGGAGACAGGGGAGAAATCAGTCAAAAAGGGCAAATCAATTGGCAGCCGGTACTCGGGCACAGCCTAAACAACACAGATGACTAGAGGCGCCCGTGAGACGCAGCGCTCAGGGCAACCCCAATCCAGCCGGGGAGGAGGGAGCATCCGACatgggggagaaggaggcagcACATTCTTTTTCTCATACAACACAGGTGTTGGCCTGTCCAGAAAGTGTGGAAGACGTGAGAGGCAGGGGCTCAGGGACGGGGTACCTGATCTGAGGAAAGGCCACAGCCTCCGGAGCCCAGTGTCATGTCACGTCAGGCGGGGCACAAGTGAGATGTAACCACTAAATGCACGCGTTTATTTAACTTTAAGTGAATTAAAGTGAAACAAAATTTAACATTCTGTTCCTTGCTTGCCGGAGCTGTTTCAAGCGCTCAACAGCCACCTGGGCCCAGGGGCCACAGTGCTGGTCAGCGCAGCTTACAGATTGTTTCCATCTACATGTTGGGCAGCGCTGCTGAGGAAGATCAGCTCTCAGGAAGTAACCAAGATGAACTAAGCAGTTTGGTTACGGTTCCCAAGTTGCTGGCAGAGGGGTTGTGGAGGCTTCCCCTCTGCAGCTCTGGGAACACACCCATGGGGGCAGATTTGTTCTGCTCGCAGGGCCCAATTCCTGAAAACCAGGTGCTGCCAGCAATCTGGGCTTCTCAATGTTCCACCTGCAGGCTACAGTCCAGAGTCACAATCTGGCAGCCACTTTAAAATTTTCCACTTCTTGGTCTTCCAGAAGATGACTAAAGAGTAAGAAGACATCCACCGCCATCCAGGGAAGGCCCTGAAGTAACACCCTAAacctgagcccccaacccccatcaCACTCcagaaaaacaatcctaaaagcTGTTGTCTCCTGCAAAATAAACCATGTCAACAAAGGGAGGAAATCTTTTATCTCcaaaatcagactgagaaaggaagCCACAGGGAAATAAAAAAGGCAAGACCCCAGGAAACCTCAGCCATAAAAGCCCTCCAAGAATGGGGCTACTTCCTAGCTGACCCACTGAACTTCTA
It contains:
- the COMMD7 gene encoding COMM domain-containing protein 7 isoform X2, yielding MGRLHCTQDPVPEAVGGDMQQLNQLGAQFSALTEVLFHFLTEPKEVEKFLAQLSEFAATNQISLGPLRSIVKSLLLVPNGALKKSLTAEQVRADFITLGLSEEKATYFSEKWKQNAPTLARWAIGQTLMINQLIDMEWKFGVTSGSSELEKVGSIFLQLKLVIKKGNKTENVYIELTLPQFYSFLHEMERVRTSMECFS
- the COMMD7 gene encoding COMM domain-containing protein 7 isoform X1, translating into MGRLHCTQDPVPEAVGGDMQQLNQLGAQQFSALTEVLFHFLTEPKEVEKFLAQLSEFAATNQISLGPLRSIVKSLLLVPNGALKKSLTAEQVRADFITLGLSEEKATYFSEKWKQNAPTLARWAIGQTLMINQLIDMEWKFGVTSGSSELEKVGSIFLQLKLVIKKGNKTENVYIELTLPQFYSFLHEMERVRTSMECFS